The following proteins come from a genomic window of Xiphophorus couchianus chromosome 19, X_couchianus-1.0, whole genome shotgun sequence:
- the LOC114134377 gene encoding complement component C1q receptor-like, whose protein sequence is MPAESTNISAGSHQFSFSHDWTAADRSPFSLKLCTDPALLLYTAAMLLIFLLPLISSLKGSTGAKQEMLCTSKACFVLNMEPVGFHKAQNLCEDDGGYLMTLRDRKEEEDLRSLLLLVEKQHPDQVLKVWIGLKLKKKDCVLPDKPLRGFKWVSGDEDSQYSNWEQEPLVTCTFERCVKVVYTFSVQDQLKWTQGVCRKEASYACKFYFQGMCPSLVLQGPGKIVYESIFLKQPLKTELKLLPYGTRAGVFCGGQETTSSQCIKLDGAYVWSPPGPFCKPETQNCQKNNGGCAQECRQEGGAVRCSCREGWELEEDGFSCRITDLCQPDTCEHSCVTGQAGVSCRCPSGFRLSEDQRNCSDVDECLSQACHNGGCVNTPGSYRCVCGDGFRLTGGECRHVNECDGAVCEHGCVNTGGSFSCLCQQGFRVSGDGLSCVDVDECTGDPCPRLLTCINTVGSFSCSKLETRETVTSASSQSPVTSAAPAEDRRTHRMAVQLQHWSPHTEAPLPELVNVTDQIGNRSPVSAEDASARNRVLICVLSSVVPLLALVALTLFIAIFRCSRSKTEVKKKKSTADGYCWVSSGLDPRLEKLYESILTDDL, encoded by the coding sequence ATGCCTGCTGAGAGCACCAACATCTCAGCAGGCTCACATCAGTTCTCCTTCAGCCATGACTGGACCGCTGCAGACCGGTCTCCGTTCTCCCTGAAACTCTGCACAGATCCAGCTTTGTTGCTCTACACAGCAGCCATGTTGCTGATCTTCCTCCTGCCGCTCATTAGCAGCTTGAAGGGATCAACTGGAGCCAAACAGGAGATGCTGTGCACCTCTAAAGCCTGCTTCGTCCTGAACATGGAGCCCGTTGGCTTTCACAAGGCCCAGAACCTCTGCGAGGACGACGGCGGGTACCTGATGACTctcagagacagaaaggaggaggaagatctGCGCTCACTTCTCTTGCTGGTTGAAAAACAACATCCTGACCAGGTTTTAAAGGTCTGGATCGGattgaagctgaagaaaaaggaCTGCGTTCTCCCTGACAAGCCTCTCCGAGGATTCAAATGGGTCTCTGGGGACGAAGATTCCCAATATTCCAACTGGGAACAAGAGCCTCTCGTCACATGCACCTTTGAGAGATGTGTGAAGGTGGTTTACACCTTCTCAGTCCAGGATCAGCTGAAATGGACCCAAGGAGTTTGTAGAAAAGAAGCTTCTTATGCTTGTAAGTTTTACTTCCAGGGAATGTGTCCCTCTCTGGTTCTGCAGGGGCCTGGAAAGATCGTCTATGAGtcgatttttttaaaacagcctCTAAAAACTGAGCTGAAGCTGCTTCCGTACGGGACGAGGGCCGGAGTCTTTTGCGGTGGCCAGGAGACGACGTCCTCTCAGTGCATAAAGCTGGACGGCGCCTACGTCTGGAGCCCTCCGGGGCCGTTCTGCAAGCCAGAAACCCAGAACTGTCAGAAGAACAACGGAGGCTGTGCACAGGAGTGCCGGCAGGAAGGAGGAGCTGTTCGCTGCTCCTGCAGAGAAGGTTGGGAGCTGGAAGAGGACGGGTTCTCCTGCCGGATAACGGACCTGTGCCAACCCGATACCTGCGAGCACAGCTGTGTGACGGGCCAGGCCGGCGTTTCCTGCAGATGTCCCAGTGGCTTCAGACTGAGTGAAGACCAGCGGAACTGCTCCGACGTGGACGAGTGCCTCTCTCAGGCCTGCCACAACGGCGGCTGCGTCAACACGCCCGGCAGctacaggtgtgtgtgtggggacgGCTTCCGCCTGACGGGCGGCGAATGCAGGCATGTGAACGAGTGCGACGGCGCGGTGTGTGAGCATGGCTGTGTGAACACTGGGGGATCCTTCTCCTGCCTCTGCCAGCAGGGTTTCCGTGTGTCCGGAGACGGACTGTCCTGTGTGGATGTGGACGAATGCACCGGTGACCCCTGCCCCCGTCTCCTCACATGCATCAATACGGTCGGCAGCTTCAGCTGCTCGAAGCTGGAGACTCGGGAGACCGTGACCTCCGCGTCGTCCCAGTCGCCCGTCACCTCAGCTGCCCCGgcagaggacaggaggacaCACAGGATGgctgtgcagctgcagcacTGGTCCCCCCACACCGAGGCCCCGCTGCCTGAGCTGGTCAATGTCACAGACCAGATCGGCAACCGGTCGCCGGTGTCGGCTGAGGACGCCTCGGCCAGGAACAGGGTGCTGATCTGCGTCCTGAGCTCGGTCGTCCCGCTGCTCGCCCTCGTCGCTCTGACTCTCTTCATCGCCATCTTCCGCTGCAGTCGCTCCAAAACggaggtgaagaagaagaaaagcacgGCGGACGGCTACTGCTGGGTGTCCTCGGGTCTGGATCCACGGCTGGAGAAGCTGTACGAGTCCATCCTGactgatgacctctga
- the LOC114134466 gene encoding uncharacterized protein LOC114134466 — protein MYNEANNGLLVPVSWSRSWSRSWSRSRSRSPGPGLLVPVLVPVLVSRSPGPGPPVLVPVSRSPSRSWSWSRSPGPRPGLDPGLLVPVLVCYVPVMFLLCYVLVVLNLLDLLDLLDLLDVLDLLDLLDVLDLLDLLDLLDVLDVLVVLNLLDLLDLLDLLDVLDLLNLLDLLDLLDVLDLLDVLDLLNLLNLLDVLDLLEVLDLLEVLDLFLRPHVFLVSDGLPSNSLVLNCSVLVPIRVSASGFLPALWAPGTGWGPGFRSGCLRRVEAQNLSGWLLEWLFCCRCLTVNRAGLDFDSASAACHRRGGELLTLQAESSHRLLARLAPVLSGSFWMGLRLPAGSCSDPAEPLRGYRWTSGAANGTFNSSWVRWEAGAVVCSPSCVALARYRVWTEQPCSDRPDGFLCGTADSNACWEQELFFNGPFRCDDAPCQQRCADAEGGVRCSCFHGYVPDSEDPRRCRQHCAQQSCPAVCAAGGAACRCADGFLLEERRCEDIDECHMGQCDQICLNTFGSFLCSCRRGFLLTGQVRCVAVAAGEVVTPADRNSTLRAASALPGPFLWVWVGAAVVLVAAVFLLRLYVVRRQKHRERSSGQQPAASAPPPDL, from the exons ATGTACAATGAAGCCAACAATGGTCTCCTGGTCCCGGTCTCCTGGTCGCGGTCCTGGTCCCGGTCCTGGTCCCGGTCCCGGTCCCGGTCTCCCGGTCCTGGTCTCCTGGTACCGGTCCTGGTCCCGGTCCTGGTCTCCCGGTCTCCTGGTCCCGGTCCCCCGGTCCTGGTCCCGGTCTCCCGGTCCCCGTCCCGGTCTTGGTCCTGGTCCCGGTCTCCCGGTCCCCGTCCCGGTCTTGATCCCGGTCTCCTGGTCCCGGTCCTGGTCTGCTATGTTCCTGTTATGTTCCTGTTATGTTATGTCTTGGTCGTGTTGAACCTGTTGGACCTGTTGGACCTGTTGGACCTGTTGGATGTGTTGGACCTGTTGGACCTGTTGGACGTGTTGGACCTGTTGGACCTGTTGGACCTGTTGGACGTGTTGGACGTCTTGGTCGTGTTGAACCTGTTGGACCTGTTGGACCTGTTGGACCTGTTGGATGTGTTGGACCTGTTGAACCTGTTGGACCTGTTGGACCTGTTGGACGTGTTGGACCTGTTGGATGTGTTGGACCTGTTGAACCTGTTGAACCTGTTGGACGTGTTGGACCTGTTGGAAGTGTTGGACCTGTTGGAAGTGTTGGACCTGTTTTTACGTCCTCATGTTTTCCTGGTCAGTGATGGTCTCCCCAGTAACTCTCTGGTTTTAAACTGCT CCGTGCTGGTTCCGATCCGGGTCTCTGCCTCTGGTTTCCTTCCTGCTCTCTGGGCCCCCGGGACCGGTTGGGGCCCGGGTTTCCGGAGCGGATGCCTCAGGCGGGTCGAGGCTCAGAACCTCAGCGGCTGGCTGCTGGAATGGCTCTTCTGCT GCCGCTGCCTGACGGTGAACCGGGCTGGACTGGACTTTGACTCGGCGTCGGCGGCGTGCCACAGGCGGGGCGGAGAGCTGCTGACGCTGCAGGCTGAAAGCAGCCACCGGCTGTTGGCCCGCCTGGCTCCGGTTCTGTCCGGTAGCTTCTGGATGGGACTGCGGCTGCCGGCCGGGTCCTGCAGCGACCCGGCAGAACCGCTTAGAGGGTATCGCTGGACCTCCGGTGCTGCCAACGGCACCTTCAACTCGTCCTGGGTCCGGTGGGAGGCCGGCGCCGTGGTCTGCTCGCCCAGTTGCGTGGCGCTGGCCCGGTACCGGGTCTGGACGGAGCAGCCGTGTTCCGACAGACCAGACGGGTTTCTGTGCGGAACCGCAGACAGCAATGCATGCTGGGAGCAGGAGCTCTTCTTCAACGGCCCCTTCCGGTGCGACGACGCCCCCTGCCAGCAACGGTGTGCGGACGCCGAGGGCGGGGTCAGATGCtcctgtttccatggttacgTCCCGGACAGCGAGGACCCGCGGCGCTGCCGGCAGCACTGCGCCCAGCAGAGCTGTCCGGCGGTGTGCGCGGCGGGCGGCGCGGCGTGCCGCTGCGCGGACGGCTTCCTGCTGGAGGAGCGGCGGTGTGAGGACATCGACGAGTGTCACATGGGGCAGTGCGACCAGATCTGCCTCAACACCTTCGGCAGCTTCCTGTGCTCCTGCCGCCGAGGCTTCCTGCTGACGGGACAGGTGCGGTGCGTCGCCGTGGCAGCAGGTGAGGTCGTGACCCCGGCGGATCGCAACAGCACTCTGAGGGCCGCCTCGGCTCTGCCGGGGCCCTTCCTCTGGGTCTGGGTGGGGGCCGCCGTGGTTCTGGTGGCAGCCGTGTTTCTGCTCAGACTTTACGTTGTTCGGCGTCAGAAACACAGAGAGCGAAGCTCCGGCCAGCAGCCGGCCGCTTCCGCTCCTCCCCCGGACCTCTGA
- the gnmt gene encoding glycine N-methyltransferase produces the protein MSVDSVFRTRSLGVAAEGLPDQYADGKAAKVWELYIGDIQSRTQEYKSWVVSLLKRHGVRKVLDVACGTGVDSIMLVEEGFQMVSVDASDKMLKFALKARWERRKEAAFDQWVIEEANWLTLPDDIHRPADGYDAVICLGNSFAHLPDFKGDQSEQRLALRNIAGMVRPGGILIIDHRNYDYILETGRAPQGKNIYYKSDLTQDITTSVLWVNSKPHMITLDYTIQVPQAALQKLPEVSKFRLSYYPHRLQSFGELLSDAFSANMEHTVYGDFKAFRPGQDPPPCYFIHVCKRTT, from the exons ATGTCGGTCGACAGCGTCTTCAGGACCCGCTCTCTCGGCGTGGCCGCCGAGGGACTTCCGGATCAGTACGCGGACGGGAAAGCGGCCAAAGTGTGGGAGTTGTACATCGGAGATATCCAGAGCCGGACCCAGGAATACAAGAGCTGGGTGGTTTCCCTGCTGAAGCGGCACGGCGTGCGGAAGGTGCTGGACGTGGCCTGCGGGACCGG AGTGGACTCCATCATGCTGGTGGAGGAAGGTTTCCAGATGGTGAGCGTCGACGCCAGCGACAAGATGCTGAAGTTCGCCCTGAAGGCGCGCTGGGAGCGCCGCAAGGAGGCCGCCTTCGACCAGTGGG TGATCGAAGAGGCCAACTGGCTGACGTTGCCTGATGACATCCACAGACCCGCGGACGGCTACGACGCCGTCATCTGCCTCGGGAACTCCTTCGCTCACCTGCCGGACTTCAAAG GGGACCAGAGCGAGCAGCGCCTGGCGCTCCGTAACATCGCCGGCATGGTGCGACCCGGCGGGATCCTCATCATCGATCACCGTAACTACGACTACATCCTGGAGACGGGGCGCGCCCCGCAGGGCAAGAACATTTACTACAAG AGCGACCTGACCCAGGACATCACCACCTCGGTTCTATGGGTGAACAGTAAGCCTCACATGATCACCTTGGACTACACCATCCAGGTGCCTCAGGCGGCGCTGCAGAAGCTTCCTGAAGTCAG TAAGTTCCGGCTGTCCTACTACCCTCACCGCCTGCAGAGCTTCGGCGAGCTGCTGAGCGACGCCTTCAGCGCCAACATGGAGCACACCGTCTACGGAGACTTCAAGGCCTTCCGGCCGGGCCAGGACCCGCCGCCCTGCTACTTCATCCACGTCTGCAAGAGAACAACCTGA